A portion of the Desulfobacterales bacterium genome contains these proteins:
- a CDS encoding TetR/AcrR family transcriptional regulator, translated as MRAQKTETEARQSQIIGAALELIGAEGVNALSIAGIAERVGIVPSALYRHFKSKDDVLDAVLELLKVRLLGNVTQVRKETPGALPRLKSLLMRHARMLSENRAIPLVVFSDGIYTGHPERKAKVAAIITSYLSKIQKIVEEGIQDGSIRENVVSTAASVMFLGMILPAAVLWNVSEGNFDMNAHVENAWPAFVRCIAKNT; from the coding sequence ATGAGAGCTCAGAAGACAGAAACAGAAGCAAGACAGAGTCAGATCATAGGGGCGGCCCTCGAACTGATCGGCGCTGAAGGAGTCAACGCCCTGAGTATTGCCGGAATCGCTGAACGGGTCGGTATCGTGCCGTCGGCTCTGTACCGTCATTTCAAAAGCAAAGATGATGTGCTGGACGCGGTGCTGGAGTTGCTCAAAGTCCGTTTGTTGGGCAACGTCACCCAAGTCAGGAAGGAAACGCCTGGGGCCTTGCCGCGACTCAAATCCTTATTGATGCGACACGCCCGCATGCTGAGCGAAAACCGGGCCATCCCGCTCGTCGTGTTTTCGGATGGAATTTATACCGGACACCCCGAGCGAAAGGCTAAGGTAGCCGCAATTATAACCAGTTATCTGAGTAAGATTCAAAAGATCGTTGAAGAAGGAATACAGGACGGCTCGATCCGTGAGAACGTCGTTTCGACTGCGGCATCCGTCATGTTTCTGGGTATGATTCTGCCCGCCGCGGTTCTTTGGAATGTTTCCGAGGGTAACTTTGACATGAACGCACATGTGGAAAATGCCTGGCCTGCTTTCGTTCGGTGCATTGCAAAGAACACTTAA